Sequence from the Priestia megaterium genome:
AGTTGTGGGTGGATGTATAACATTACTTGATAATAAAACTCGCTCATCTGTTAAAAGAAGAGCCGTTACATTAAAGGACTCTTCTGCAAACATGATTAATCAAGTAAAAGAGAACCCTCAAGAAACAAAAGAAAAAATGGTGCAACAAATGAAAAACGCATCGAATCTTTTAAAAGATGCAATTAATGATGCCAAACATTTGTACGAGCGTGTAAATGAAGATTTCTTTAAGCAAGCAGAAGATGTGAAAAGCGTTACGCATGATGCAAAATCGACGGTAGAAGATGCTAAAAGTGATTTACAGCAAATTGGTGAAAAAGTGAAAGATGCAACTTCTGAAATAAGTAAGGAAAAGATGACGCCAGACGAAAAACCAGAAGCTGAGCGTGAAAGAACATACCAATCTATTCACTAAAAAGGAGATATTAACTGTGAGTCAAATGAATGAAGGAACTACAAAAGACATGAATAAAATTGAAGAAACGGTAGATAATTTAGGGACGGAGAAAAAAGAAGCAATTTTGCAGAATTTTGATACGTTTACTGATTATTTAAGTCAAAAAGTCCATGTCGGTAAAAAGCTCGGGTTAAATGAGGAACAATTAGCAGTTGCTACAAAAAAAGTGGCTAGCTATTTAGCCAAAAATGAGGAGCCTCGAAACCGAGAAGAAAAAGTCCTTCATGAATTATGGAAAGTCAGCAGTGAAGAGGAAAAGGAAGTCCTTTCTCATCTCATTTTAAAACTAGTTGCGTAACATTAAAAAAGCATCCCATCTATCAGGATGCTTTTTTAATGTATTAAGATGATTGATTTTGAGCTTCTTGAATCGTTTTATCCCAGTCAATACCGCAATCATCCGTTGCACAAGAAGATTGCTGTGCGCAGCTTGCACATTTTCCCTGAGTACTCTTGCGGAAGAATTTTGTCATATGATAAAGGGCATATCCAAATATCAAAACCCCAATTAAAATGTTAATAATCAATATTATTCACTCCTTTTAAGAAAAACCAAGTACTTTTCCAATAGTGTGTACAAGCAAAGCTACGAGATAAGCGACAACCAAAGGGTAGGCTACAGCAAATGCTGTCCATTTCAATGAGCCGGTTTCTCGTCGAATAACAGCGACGGTTGCTAGACACGGAACATAAAGAAGAACAAACACCATAAACGTATAGGCTGTTAGCGGTGTAAAGAATGTCTTCATTGTGTCGCCAAGCTGTCCTTCTTGTACTTTATAAATGATGCTCATAGTCGAAACAACCACTTCTTTCGCTAGGAAGCCTGTAATCAGTGATGCTACAGCTTGCCATGTCGCAAAACCTAAAGGGATAAATAGAGGAGCGATAGCACCTCCAATAATAGCCATAAAGCTATTTTCCATATCTACTCCAAAACCGCCAGGGCCAGCGTAAGATGATAGCCAGATAAATACAGAACCAGCTAAAATAACCGTGCCTGCTTTTCGGACGAAATTTCGGCCTTTTTCCCACGTGCTTCTCCAAAGAGTCTTGGCTTGAGGTACGCGGTAAGGAGGAAGTTCAACAATAAAAGTTGATTGTTCGTCTTTAAGAAGCGTTACTGATAAAATTTTCGTTACAACAAGTGCTAAAATAATGCCAAGCAAGTACATAGAAAACACCACAGTTGCTCCGTTTTGCACAAAAAACGCACCTACAAACAAAGCGTATACAGGAAGGCGTGCTGAGCAGCTCATAAATGGATTTACTAAAATGGTCATAAGGCGCTCTTTTCGCTGTTCAATTGTACGCGCGGCCATGATCCCCGGTACG
This genomic interval carries:
- a CDS encoding DUF3243 domain-containing protein — encoded protein: MSQMNEGTTKDMNKIEETVDNLGTEKKEAILQNFDTFTDYLSQKVHVGKKLGLNEEQLAVATKKVASYLAKNEEPRNREEKVLHELWKVSSEEEKEVLSHLILKLVA
- a CDS encoding FeoB-associated Cys-rich membrane protein → MIINILIGVLIFGYALYHMTKFFRKSTQGKCASCAQQSSCATDDCGIDWDKTIQEAQNQSS